One genomic window of Micromonospora sp. WMMD1128 includes the following:
- the mshB gene encoding N-acetyl-1-D-myo-inositol-2-amino-2-deoxy-alpha-D-glucopyranoside deacetylase: MTGVTTLPDRRLLLVHAHPDDESIGTGATMAHYAAAGAHVTLVTCTLGEEGEIHVPALARLAAAEADQLGGYRIGELDAACAALGVTDHRFLGGAGRYRDSGMMGLVTNEHPRAFWRADLDTAAGHLLEVIREVRPQVVVTYDPNGFYGHPDHIQAHRVAMRGVELAAAEGIAPAKVYWTAMPRSVLDAGLEAFTESSDNPFAGISDVSELPFGTPDAQIAARIDATERHAAKEAAMRAHATQIPANSWLYAIAGNFGAEFMGVEYFTLAVGEKGPGAGPYGWEDDLFAGVAPGGPDRSPVAAAGLR, from the coding sequence GTGACGGGCGTGACGACGCTGCCCGACCGACGCCTCCTGCTGGTCCATGCGCATCCCGACGACGAGTCGATCGGCACCGGCGCGACGATGGCGCACTACGCCGCCGCCGGCGCCCACGTCACGCTTGTGACCTGCACGCTCGGCGAGGAGGGCGAGATCCACGTGCCGGCGCTGGCGCGGCTGGCCGCGGCCGAGGCCGACCAGCTCGGCGGCTACCGGATCGGGGAGTTGGACGCGGCCTGCGCCGCGCTCGGCGTCACCGACCACCGGTTCCTCGGCGGTGCGGGCCGCTACCGCGACTCCGGGATGATGGGGTTGGTCACCAACGAGCACCCGCGGGCGTTCTGGCGGGCCGACCTGGACACCGCCGCCGGGCACCTGCTGGAGGTCATCCGCGAGGTCCGCCCCCAGGTCGTGGTCACGTACGACCCGAACGGCTTCTACGGCCACCCCGACCACATCCAGGCGCACCGGGTGGCGATGCGCGGGGTGGAGTTGGCCGCGGCCGAGGGGATCGCCCCGGCGAAGGTCTACTGGACGGCCATGCCGCGCAGCGTGCTCGACGCCGGCCTGGAGGCGTTCACCGAGTCGTCGGACAACCCGTTCGCCGGCATCTCCGACGTGTCGGAGTTGCCGTTCGGCACCCCGGACGCACAGATCGCGGCGCGGATCGACGCCACCGAGCGGCACGCCGCGAAGGAGGCGGCGATGCGCGCGCACGCCACCCAGATCCCGGCCAACTCCTGGCTGTACGCCATCGCCGGCAACTTCGGCGCCGAGTTCATGGGCGTCGAATACTTCACGCTCGCGGTCGGCGAGAAGGGTCCGGGCGCCGGCCCGTACGGCTGGGAGGACGACCTCTTCGCCGGGGTGGCCCCGGGCGGGCCGGACCGTTCCCCGGTCGCGGCGGCCGGTCTCCGGTGA